In one window of Tellurirhabdus rosea DNA:
- a CDS encoding Dabb family protein: MQRKSLGYTLIILMFGIFGLIIYGAYSPARKSQKQQIVCVKFKNDVKTEVVNQYMRDFAGLRHEIPQIVSYSAGTTLKDNGQRPEYDVMNYLTFQSEADIEMYKQTQEYRLFAKKYASDIEKMFVINADIR, from the coding sequence ATGCAACGCAAATCACTTGGTTACACTTTAATTATTCTGATGTTCGGCATTTTCGGCCTTATCATCTACGGCGCTTACTCACCCGCCAGAAAATCGCAAAAACAGCAAATTGTGTGTGTAAAATTCAAAAATGACGTTAAAACTGAAGTAGTTAATCAGTATATGCGCGATTTTGCGGGGCTTCGGCACGAAATTCCGCAGATTGTCTCTTATTCGGCGGGTACAACGCTGAAAGACAACGGCCAGCGCCCTGAATATGACGTCATGAACTACCTCACGTTCCAGAGCGAAGCTGATATTGAGATGTACAAACAGACCCAGGAGTATCGCCTGTTTGCAAAAAAATATGCATCAGACATCGAAAAGATGTTCGTAATCAACGCAGACATCCGCTGA